CGGCGCGGTGGCGCGCGGCGCCAGGACAAGATCGTGACCGACGAGGTCGGCCAACGCCAGCTCGGTTCGCCGGGCCAGCGGCGACGCGCGCGGCAGGACCACCCCGAGCCGGATCCGGACGGCCGGACCGAACCGCAGGTCGGGGGCGTCGACCGGGTGGTGGACCAGGCCAACGTCGAGCCGGGCGTCGGTGAGCATCCGCAACTGTTCGCCGGTGGTCAGCTCCTGCAGGTCGATGTCGAGCCCGGGTAGCTGATCGGCGAGACGCCGCAGCAGGGCGTGGAGCGTGACGGCGGGCGTCTCCGGTGGTACGCCGGCGCGCAGCGTACCCAACGTGCCTTCGCGGGCCATCCGCATGACCGCCCGCATCCGGTCCTCGCCGGCGAGGAGCCCGCGCGCCTCGTCGACCAGCAGCCGGCCGGCCGGGCTGAGTTCGACCTGCCGCCGGGAGCGGTCGAACAGTTCGACGCCCAGCTCGCGCTCCAGCCGCTGGATCGACTGGCTCAGCGGGGGCTGTGCGATGCCGAGCACCTCGGCGGCGCGGCCGAAGTGCAGCTCTTCCGCCACCACCACGAAGTAGCGCAGGTGCCGGAAGAGATCCACATCCCGACGGTACGCGACCCGCGTCGGCTACCGTGGCGGCGTGCTGGCGGCGGAGATCTTCGACAAGGTGGGTGTCGACGCGTGCGTGCACGCGGTCGATGTCGACAGCGGCCGCGAGGTCGGGGCGCGCGCGGACGAGCAGGTCGTGATCGCGTCGGTGTTCAAGATCCTGCTGGTGCTGGAGTTCGCCCGCCAGGTCGCGGCCGGGCAGGTCGACGCCACCGAACGGGTCACGGTGCGCGCTGGCGACCGGCTGGGCGGGTGGGGTACGGCCGGGTGCGCCGACGACGTGGAGCTGTCGCTGCGCGACCTGGCGTACTTCGCCATGTCGGTCAGCGACAACACCGCCGCTGACCTGCTGATGCGCCGGATAGGCCCGGACGTCGTGCCGCTGCTCGCGGCGGAGTTGGGGCTCACCCATACCCGGGTGATCGGCGGGCCGCGGCAGGTGCTGGAGTCGATGTTCGCCGACGTGGGTGCCCGGGACGCCGCCGAGTTCGCCCGGGCCTTCGCCGCCCTGCCCGAGCAGCGGATACGAAGCCTGCGCGTCTTCGATCCCGATCACACCACCTCCAGTACCGCGCGGGAGATCACCCGGTTGCTGACCCTGATCTGGCGGGACCAGGCCGGACCGCCGGCCGCCTGCGCGATGGTCCGGGACCTGATGGCGCGGCAGATGTTCTGGACCCGGCTGCCGTCCGGCTTCCCGCCGGAGGTGCGGGTGGCGGCCAAGACCGGCACCCTGCCGGGGCTGCACATCGAGGCCGGCGTGGCGGAGTACCCGGACGGGGGGCGGTACGCGATGGCGGTGTTCGCGCGGACCCAGCGGTTGAACACCCGCCGGATCGACGTCGACCTCGCGATGGGTGCGGCGGCCCGGGCCGCGGTCGAGGCGCTGCGCGCGACGTGAGTAATACCGCAGCCGGCGCCCGCACGGACCCTCGCTGAGCAGGACCGATACCCGCCCGGATATGGCAGCCGGGCCCGGATCGTCTTGGACGCGGCGCACCGGGCGGTGCTTGGCTTTCGCGCCATGACCGATTCACGACTCGGCCGCCGCCGCTTCCTGGGTACCGCCGCCGGCGCGGCCGTGGCCTCGGTGGCCGCAGCCGCCACGATCCCCTCCCCGGTGTCCGCCGCCCCGGCCGCGGCGCGGCACCGCGAGCCGGGCGAACCCGCCGCCACCTTCCGCTGGCTGGGCACCGCCGGCTGGCGCATCGACATCGGCGCCAAGACCATCCTGGTGGATCCGTACCTGACCCGCTTCAACACCGGGTTGTTCAGCGGAGCGTTCAACCCGGCGACCTCGCTGACCGTCGACGCCACGCGGATCGCCGACCACCCCGGCAACCCGCAGACGATTCTCGTCACCCACACCCACTGGGACCATTACAACGACGTACCGCACATCGCGAAGCAGTCGGGCGCCCGGGTCTTCGGCACCCTCACCGCGTACCACCTCGGGCTGGCCTACGCCCTGCCCACCTCTCAGCTCAGCCCGGTCAAGGGCGGCGAGGTGCTCGATTTCGGTGACTACACCGTCGAAGTGGTGGCCTCGCTGCACAGCCGCAACGGTTCGTACTCGTTGGCCTTTCCCGGTGTCCGCCCCGCGGCCCCGCCCAGGCCGGCGACGATCGCCGACCTGCCGGAAGGCGACACACTCGCCTTCCAGGTGACCCCGCGTGGCGGACCGTCGGTGTTCTTCATGGGCGCCAGTGACTTCGTTGAGCGCGACCTCGCCGGCCTGGCCCCGGACGTCGCCATGATCGCGGTGCCGAACACCGACGCCACCCACGAGTACGTGCCACGCCTGCTGGCCGCGCTCGACCGGCCCGCCACCGTGGTGCCGGTGCACTGGGACAACTTCGAGACGGCGCTGACAAACCCACCCTCGGTCACGACAAACGACCAGGCGCGGCTGGACAAATTCCTCGCCGCCGTGCGCGACTTCGCGCCGCGCACCCAAATCCTGCTACCGCAATACCTGACGCCGTACGCCTTCGGGTAGTGCTCCCCCGGACGGCGGGCATCGCGCGTCCAGCAGGTCCGCGATGCCCGCCCTGAAAGGATCATCTACGTGACACGTGTTGCCGGCATCGTCGCGGTATCCACCGCGCTCGTCCTGCTCGCGGGCTGTACCGACGAGGGGCCCAAACCGAACCCGACACCGCCCGGCCCGACCGCCACCGCCAGTCCGGCGTGCCCGTCGCCCGGTGTCACACTCACGGCCGGGCAGGTGGACGTAGCCATGGGGCTGCGAGCGATGCGGGTCGAGATGGTCAACTGCGGCAGCCAGCCCTACACCGCCAACGGCTACCCAACGCTCCAGGTACTCGACGCCGACCGCAGGCACCTCGACGTCGCCGTCGTCCAAGGAACGGCCCGGATCTCACGGATCACGGGCTTCGACGGGCCGCCGCAGCCGGTGACGCTGGCCCCCGGCGCCCGCGCGTCGGCGGTCGTGGTGTGGCGAAACACCGTCACCGACGCCAACGTACCGGCGACCACGGGCACCCACCTAGCGATGGCACCGGCCGCGGGGCAGCCCGTACAGGTGCTCAGCCCAGCAGGCGGTGTCGACCTGGGCACCACCGGCACCATCGCCACCAGCCCATGGGTTCCCCGGCCTGACCCCTTTCGGGGTCAGGGTGGGGATAGGCCGGTGGCGGCGAGGTGGCCGTCGACAAGGGCGTCGCGGTATTGCATGCGGTTGCGGCGGTTTTTTGACCGGCGGAGGTCTAGGGCCTGCTGCTTCCGGCGTTACTCGCTCGGGTCCGGGCACGCAGGGCTTCGAGCCCGGTGACGGGGAGCGAGCGGGCGCGGCCCTCGGCGATCCAGCCGTCGATCATCTGATCGGTCTGTTCCGACAGCTTGCCGAAATGAAGATACAGATACCCGGGCAGGTCGAAGGGAGTGAGCAGGGGAAGCACTCGCAGCGCGACACGCGCCAGCGGCGCGGAAGTGCTGAGCCGTCCCGGCGGCGCCATACCGTACATCGCCGCAATCACCGTGGTGGCCTCGCGTGCCGCCAGTGCTGGCAGGGCGAGCTGCTGGCGCAGTGTGGAAATTGACCAGTCGAGCGTGCCCAGCATGGCTAAATACGGTTGGGTTGTGGCGGCCCGCATCTCACCGTTTCCGGCGGCCGCATCAGTGACAGAGAAGGTTCCGCTGGACAGCGTAGTGATCAAGGGCTTGACGCGTTCGGCCTCACCCGCGAGCTGCAGGCTGGGGCCAGGGGGCAGCCAGTAGGCGATCCCGGACCGGGCTCGGTCGCGATTCGACATCGGCGCGTGATAGGCAAGCAGCCCGGGGGTTGCCTGCACGATCTGCGTACCGGGCCAGACACCCTGCAAAAGGGCGAGGTCGCCGGGATCCTGCCCGATGGACACGATGGTGGCACCGCCGACCCGTTTGGCCAGGTCCGGGAGCCATCCGTGCCGCAAGACAACCGACGACACGCAGAGCAGCACGGCGTCCCATCGGGCATCCGGCAGGGCGTCGAGCCCGCATAGCGACTCGTGCGGCCGACTGGGCCGCCGCGCACCGCGATGCTGTAGCCGAATCCCGGCGGCGCTTCGATCGCGAACGGGCCAAGGCGGAGCTCCAATGATCGATACAACGCCCGCTCAACGGTAAGAAATACGATTGGATTCGGCGTCGTCGCTGCCGGCGCCACTGTAGCCGTGCGACATCCCCATCGCGCCGAGGTCGATACGGGTCCATGCCGTCGTGCGTCGAGGCAACCCCTCTGTTTCCGATTTCCCCTCGGGGTCATATGGGAACAATCGGACATCTTGTCTCATGTTACCGGGGGCAAGGACGGCGAACCAAGAACCGATCTCGGAAGCGGATGCCTGGCGGGGAGATGAAACCTGGCTAGGTTCGGTCGTATGCGCATCATCACGAGCGACCGTCTCCTGCTGCGCCCGTGGCATGAGGACGACGCCGACTTCCTCCTCGACATGGAATCGCGCTGGGAGGTCGTACGCTTCCTGGGCCCAAACCCGACGACGCTCAGCACGCGCGAGCAGGCACTGGCCTCGATCAGACACCGACGCGGCGTCGATCATCAGGTATACGGGATCTGGGCCATCTCGACCCGGGACGGTCAATTGGTCGGCAACTTTGCGCTCGTACCGGTTCCCGTATCGGCCGGGCAGTCGCCGGGCACGCCGCCCGAGGTCGAGATCGGCTGGCACCTGCACCCGGACGCGTGGGGAAACGGCTATGCCACGGAAGCCGCGAGGGCCGTACTGGACGACGCGTTCGCTCAGGGCCTCACGAGGATCATCGCCGTGACGAACACAGGCAACGACGCCTCACAGGCCGTCTGCCGGCGACTCGGCATGACTCATCTTGGCCGAACGACCAGGTACTACGACACCACAAAGGAACTCTTCGAGATACTGCCGGGCTGATCTGCCCGAACGCCATCGAGGTCCTTCAACCCGTCACCGTACGTGTCGAGCATGAAGATGGATGGCCGAGATCATCGGCCCTGGCCGCGGGATGCTCGTCAGCTCGGCCGGGCGGACCGGCGGTCCCCGCCGACGGCCGAGCGACAACTCGAACGGTCATGCTGCGGGACGCGGTCGGCCTGGCAACCCCGCGGAGCGGGCCTACCTCACCCGCCGCCGCGACCAGCTCGCCGGCTGACCGACGCGCCGGCCAGGACGCTCGAACCGAACAGCGCCTGATCAGGCTTTTGCGGGCGAGCAGTCGAAGCCGCGCAGGTTCACGTACAACTCCGCCTCCACTCGGGGTGGCGGTGTGAGCGGAAGGTGTCCCGGTAGGGACGCAGATTCTGGACGTCGACCGAGGCCGTGCCAATGCGGACTTCTCCGTGCGGGCAACCCTCCGGGGGGTCTGGTTCCGTTTCATGGCGGAGATGAGGAGGTGGCCACGGTGGCTATGGACGTGGAGTCCTACCGCGATTTCGTGACAGCCCGGATGGATGGGCTGCGGCGTACCGCGTACCTGCTGTGCGGCGACTGGCACACCGCCGATGACCTGGTGTCGACCACCCTGGTGAAGCTGTACCGGCAGTGGCGCCGGGTGTCTGTGATGGACAACCGGGATGCCTATGCGCGGCGCGTGCTGTTGCGGGTGTGGTTGGACGAGCGCCGCCGGCCCTGGCGGCGCGAGCACAGCACCAGCGTGATGCCGGACCACGTGGTGGCGCGGGGCGACGGGATCGAGGGTGCTCCCGAACGGCTGGCGATCCTCGCTCTGTTGGCCGAGGTGCCGCCGCGCCGGCGCGCGGTTCTCGTGCTGCGGTACTACTGCGACCTGTCGGTCGAGGAGACCGCCGCCGCCCTCGGCTGCTCGCCCGGAACCGTGAAGAGCCAGACCGCCCGGGCGCTGGAGGCGTTGCGGGCACGGATGGTCGGCTCGCAGTCCCTTACCCAGGAGGCGTGACGATGCGTAATCTGACCGATGAACTCTACGCGGCTGTGGACAGCCCACCGCCGAGCGGCATCGACGTCGACCGGCTCATCACCGTCGAGCAGCGCCGTACCCGCCGGTTGCGCTGGGCCGGTGGCGGCGCCGCGCTGTCCGCGGCGGTCGCTGTCGCTTTTCTGGTATCACCAACCGCGGCCCGCGTGGATAAGACGGATGCCGGCCCGGCGACCGGCGAGCTCGCCCCGGTCGCGGCCGATTGCCCGCGGGTCTCGGGTGGCGATCGGGAACGGCACGGGCTGCCGCAGTACACGCGTGATCCGCGGCTGACCGAGTCGTGCGCGGACGCGACCGCCCGGCTGACCGCGGTCCTGCGTCCGGCGTTCAGCAAGATCGTGCCGGGGATGACCGCGCAGGGGTTCGTGCTCAACGACTACAACGCCCAGTACGAGAGCGTGACCCGGGTGACGACGACGGCGGGCGCCGGCAAGGTGAAGGTGATGCTGCGGACGACCCAGACACAGCCCATGCCCACCGCCGAGGAATGCAAAGACGGCTGCTCCCACGAAGCCCGGCCAGACGGCACGGTCATCGAGGTGTTCGACGGCACCCGCGAGCAGATCGCGCACCGGGTCGACGTCTACCTACCGGACCACACCGTCATCTCGGTACACGCGAGCCTCCTCGCCGAGGGCGCGGATCGGCACCTGCCGCTGTCCATCGCCGAGACGAAGGCACTGGCCCTCACCCCGGCCTCACCCTCTTCCCGTAAAAGCGACGGGATTGCCCGCCGGAGGCTGGAGCAGTGCACGCTGCTCCGGCCTCCGGCCGTCTTTGTCTACTGTGGAGAGGGTTGCGCTGTAATCGTTGCCGCCGCTTCGACACAGGTATCTGCGTAGGCATTCCTGCGTCGAACGGAGAGTAGTGGTGCGGGTACTTCGGCTGTTGGTGCCGTTGATGGCCGTCGCGGCCTTGGTTGTCGTGCTGACCGGGGTGTCGCCACCGGCGGGCGCGGAGGAAATGGTTCCGACCGCGCGGGCGTCGGTGGTGACGTTGGTGACCGGGGACCGGGTGGTGCTCGGTGAGCACGGCGAGGTCAGTGTGCGGCCCGGTGCGGGCCGGAAGCGGATGTCGTTCGCCACGAGTACGGAGCAGGGGCACCTGATGGTCGTGCCCGCCGACGCGTTGGGGCTCGTCGGCAGTGGCCGGGTGGACCGGCGGCTGTTCGACGTCACCGCATTGCGTGACGCGGGGTATGACGACGCGCATACCGACGAGTTGCCGCTCATCGCACAGTACGACGGCTCGGGTGGCGCGCTGGCGGCACCGTCGGGCAGCCGGCGTGTCCGGACGATTCCGGGTGCCCATGCCGCGGCGTTGCGCGCGCCGAAGCGTACCGCGTCCGATTTTTGGCGGCAGTTGGCCGCGGGCAAGGCGTTGCGCGGCAACGTCACGAAGCTCTGGTTGGACGGTCGACGTTCGTTGAGCCTGGATGTCAGCGTGCCGCAGATCGGCGCGCCCGAGTTGTGGCAGGCGGGCTATACCGGCGATGGAGTCACCGTCGCGGTCCTGGACACGGGCATCGACGCGACCCACCCCGACCTGGCCGGACAGGTCACGGCCGTGCAGGACTTCACCGGCAGCATCGTGGTCGGCGACCCGGTCGGGCACGGTACGCATGTCGCCTCCACGATCGCCGGCACCGGGGCGGTCCATCGTGGAGTGGCGCCGGGTGCGAAGCTGCTTGATGGCCGGGTTTGTGAACCGCGAGGGTGTCCGGAGTCGGCCATCCTGGCCGGCATGCAGTGGGCGGCCGAGCAGGGCGCCCGCGTGGTGAACCTGAGCCTGGGGCACCCCGACTTCCCGGGTGTCGACCCGGTCGAGGAGGCGGTGAACCGGCTCAGCGCCGAACACGACATGCTGTTCGTGGTCGCCGCGGGCAACCACGGTGCGAACCGGCCGATCAGTTCACCCGGCACGGCCGACGCGGCGCTGTCGGTCGGCGCGGTCGACAGGTCCGATCGGATGGCCGACTTCTCCAGTCGCGGGCCGCGGCCCGGTGATGGCGTGATCAAGCCCGACGTGACCGCGCCGGGCGTGGACATCGTGGCCGCGCGGTCGTCCACCGGGGTCATCGGCACGCCGGTCGGTGACCGGTACACGAAACTCAGCGGCACATCGATGGCCACCCCGCACGTCGCGGGGGCGGCGAGCCTGCTGGTGAACGCGCATCCGGACTGGCCGGCGGCGCGGGTGAAGGCGGCGCTGACCGGCACCGCCGTGCCGACCGCCGGGGTTTCTCCGTTCGCGCAGGGCACCGGGCGCATCGACGTGGCCAAAGCGGTCAAGGCCACGGTGACCGCCGAACCGGTCAGCCTCGGCCTGGGCAGACAACTGTGGCCGCACGACGATGACCCCGAGCTGACCCGCACCGTGACCTATCACAACTCCGGTGAGCAGCCGGTCACCCTCGCCGTCGCCGTCGACGCGTCCGGCCCCGATGGCAGGCCGGCGCCGGCCCGGATGTTCACCCTCAGCGCGGCCAGCCTGACCGTGCCGGGTGGTGGCGACGCCAGCGTCACGTTCATTGTGGACACCTCGCTGAGCGGTGCCGCCGATGGCTGGTACACCGGCCGGGTCACCGCGACCGGCGGCGGCGCCACCGTGAGCACGCCGCTGGCCGTCGAGCGTGAGGCCGAGGCGCACACCATCACGCTGCGGCACCTCGGCCGTGACGGCGAACCCACCGGCGCGTACAAGGTCGGCGTCGAGGGCTACGACACGTTCGCCGACGTCCATCCGTACGACGCCAGCGGGACCACGTCCGTCCGGCTACCCGCCGGGCGCTACCTGTTCACCTCGTGGATCGCCGAGCCCGACGGCGGGCAGAGCATGCTGGTGCAGCCGTGGGTCGACCTGACACGCAGCGACGCCACCGTCACGTTGGACGCCCGCAAGGCCAAACCGATCGGCTTGACCGTGCCGGCCAGGTCGGCCCGGATGATGTTCGGCCTGGTCCAGTACCACGCGAATGACGGCGCGATCGACGGCGGACTGCTCGCCAACGAGTCGTTCGACGGGTTGTCCATCGGCCACGTCGGGGCAGCGGCGCCGGGGCGGCGGTTCGCCACGGTGGTGAGCGCACACTTCGCCGAGCCGGGCGGGGCCGGTGACTTCGCCGACAGCCGGTACCGGTACAACGTCGCGTTCTGTGCATACGGGCGCATGTTCGACGGCTTCCAGCGCAGGCTGCGCGCCGGCGACTTCGTCGCGGTCACCCAACGGGACCTGCAACCGGGCGACGCCGGCCTGACGACGCTCGGCATCAGTAGCGCGCCGGGGAACGCACCGCCGGGCGGCACATCCTTCGACTACCCGATCGCGGCCGCGCCCAACGCGGCGCGTACCGAATACTTCACCGCCGGGGACGTGCGCTGGTGGCAGACGTACTCACGGTTCCGGGTCGAGGGTGAGGAATGGACCCCGCTCGCCGCGGAGTTCCTGATGTGGCGGCGGATCCGCGCCGGCGAGGCCCGCTGGGGCGCCCCGGTCATCGGCCCGGCGCTGCCCGCCGACCGGCCGCCGAACGCGACCCGCACCGGCGACAACATGCGCTTCGATCTCTACCTGTTCGCACCGGGCCAGCCCAACGCCGGCGGCGTATCGCCGGTCACCGCGACCCGCACCGCGCTCTACCGCGACGGCGCCCTGGTCGCGGAGTCGTCCGAACGGCCAGGCCAGCTCGCGAGCGCGGTGTCAGGCCCGGCGGCCACGTATCGCCTCGAAGCGCACGCCACCCGGGACGCCGCACCGTTCTCGACGCGCATCGACGCCACCTGGACCTTCCGCTCGGCGACCACGCCGGACACCGCACCGCTTCCGCTCCTGGCGGTCCGCCTCGGCCAGGCCGAACGCGGGTCGGACCTGCCCGTCTGGGTCGACTGGCTGCGCCCCGGCGAGGCCACCGTCAAGGAACTGACCGTCGACGTCTCCTACGACGACGGCGCGCGATGGCAACCGGCCAACCTCACCCCACGCGACGACGGCTGGGTCGCTGACACACCAGCGGGCACCGGCTACGTCTCGATCCGGACGCACGCCACCGACAGCCTCGGCAACAGCGTGGACCAAACCATCATCCGCGCCTACGGCAGCACCGGCTGACCTACTGCGACAGTGCCGCGCCGAGGGCCACGTGCCCCCGGCGCGGCGCGCTCAAGCCCTCTGTGGCAGACGGACTAGGGCGAGCTTGACATATATTGATCATTTAACTATGGTCGTCGCGTGCCATCGATGCGCGAACCCACGTACCTCATCCTGACCGCCCTGGCCGCTGGCCCTCGGTACGGCTACGCGATCATCCAGGACGTCGCGGAGCTGTCCCAGGGCAGCACGTCGCTGCTGCCCGGCACCCTCTACACCGCGCTGGACCGGCTCGCCGCCGAGGGACTCGTCGAGCTCGACCGCGAAGAGACGGTGGAGGGCCGGCTGCGCCGCTACTACCGGCTCACCCCCGGCGGCGCTGCGGCTCTGGAGACCGCGACCGCCCGGATGCGCCGGCTCACCACCGCGGCCGAAGCGCGGCTGCGCACACTGCGACCCCACACGGCCTGACCGGCCACGTCCGAGAGGCAGACAATGCCGGTGACATCCGACCCGCTGGCGCGCCGCTATCGGTTGCTGCTGCTGTGCTACCCCCGCGCCTACCGCCGCGAGCGCGGCGAGGAGCTCGTCGCCACGCTGCTCGAGGCGGCTCCGCCCGCCCGCACCCGACCGAGCGCGCGGGAAGCTGTCAACCTGATCGGCCACGGCCTGCGTGCCCGGCTCGGCAGGCCGGCCAGCCGGACGGTCGTGGCCTGGGCGGGACTGGCCGCAGTCGTCTGCGGCCTGTTCACCGCGTCCCTGGCCACCCGGCTCGCGTGGGAGACCTCCCGACCGATGCCCGACCGGGCCGAGGCCGCGAAGATCCTGGCCGACGTGCTACCCGGCCACGAGGTCGACGGCATCTACGTCCCTTCGGGACTGTTCAGGATCTACGGCGAGCCGCTGGGCCTGAAGGATGTGGACCTGCTGCTGTTCGGCGAGGGCAACGAGTACGCGCTGACCGCGACCACGGCGTCCCGCAACGGACCGCCGCCGGTGCCGCTGGAGCAGACGGCCGCCGTGGCCCAGCAGCGGCTGCGGGAGGGCGGCTGGACGGTGTACCCGCCGACGCACAACGACATGTACGGCTGCGCGGGCCCGCCGTGCGACCCGACCACGATTCCGCAGGACACCAGGCTGTTCGCCAAGCGCGGCGACACCGCTCTGGAGGTGGACCTCTATCCGCAGCGAGGCGGCGACAGCACGTACCTGGCCGTCAGCCTGGGTAGGACGACGCCGGCCGCCGTCGTGCCGGCAAGCGTCGGCGCAGGGCTGTTCGGTACGGTCGCGGGCTGGCTTTTGTTCGGTTGGGCAAGCCGCCGTACACAGGCGCCGCATCCGGCCCGACGGGCGGTCGACGTGCTGTTCGGCGTCACGATGCTGCTGTGGTGGGGGCCGATCGTGTTCTCCGCGCCGTTCGCGCTCCAGCACCACCTGGACGAGCCACATCCGCAGGCGCATCCGCTGTGGGAGTGGCTCGGCCAGCCGATATTCTCGCTGTTTTTCGTCACCGGCTGCGCCACCGCGCTGCTCGGCCTCGCACTCGCGGCGCTGCCGTCGCGGCGCGCACAGCTCAAGCGCGTCGCCGCTTGACCTCGTCGATCAGATGGTCTTTGGAGGTTGCGGCGAGTCGGGTTGCCCGTCAGCGCGGCGACGGGCGTACCAAGCGGTCGCACCGTAGACGACGCCGCCGACGAGGAAGTACAGGTCGATCGCCCGGGCAGACCACAGCGTGTACGCCGAGGGCGTGGCCGTGCCCAGCAACTGCTCGTACGTCAGCCCGGTCAGGCCCGTCGGTGACCCGAACACCGTGCGCATCGCGTCGTCGACGAACGCGGTCGCGGCGCGCACGGTCAGCAGGCCCGCGGCTACCCACGCCATGGTGATCAAGATCCATCGAGGGATGCGCCGGCTCCACCGCTGCACGAACGCCAGCGGCAGCACCGTGCCGACCACGAACAGTGCCAACACGACGGCCGCGAACACCCGCTGCCCGGCAGTCTCCGCCGAGGGCAGCGGGTCGGCCTGGTCGCCGAAGCCGAACTGGCCGCCCAGTTCCCAATACACGTGCAGCGCGTCGAACACGACGATCCACCCGAAGGTGGCGGCCGCCGCCTGCCGTAACCGCCGCGTAGCCATGGTCGCCGATGCTACAAGCTTGGGGTGGAGCGCGGAGAGCGAGGAAACGATCCTGCGACTTCATCCGGGGCGTGCCTGAGCAGACGCCCCCAATCCTGCCAAGGCCGTCGATCGCCGCGGTCTTGGCTGCGGTTCCGGGCGGCTGGCTGTCACGGCACAAACTGGTTCGAGGTCGTCGGTGAACCTGCTAAAAGCCGTGTGTGCCCTGGCAGCGCTCGCGGGCCCGCAACTGGTGTTCGACGAGTCTGCCGCGGCGTTCGTGGTGCGGCCCGGTGAGGAGACCGAGGACCTGGAAGAGGACTGGCCCTGGTGAGCGCGACCGGCGACGGCTACGCGCCGCACGACCGGCCCGTCAAGGGCTCGCAGGCGGAGCGTGCCGGCGCGCGACGATATGCCGGCAGACCTCGCGTAGCTCGGTCAACTGGTCGGTTCTGAGGCCCTCGACCGTCCGGACGAGGCGGCCGGCGCCCTCGACCAGTTCGGCCGTGTGCAGGTTGTGGAACAACGGACCCAGCACCGTTGCGGCGGTCCGCAGAACCAGTAGGGCTTCGACGCCGATGACCTGATCGGGGTCGAGCGACGCGATCGCCTGCCGGACATCCGGTGGGTACAGGTAGCCGGCATCGTCGTGGGCCAGCGGAAGGCGCATCCGTACCATCCGGTGGTACGTCCAATTGGAGGTCATCGTGAGGCAGGCGTGCCGGACCGCGGCCAACCGGTCCGGGCTCAGGCCCTCGATGAGCGGCGCGAGCCGGCGATGCATCCAGAGTGGGAATGTTGGGTCGTGCTGGCAGTGCGCAAGGCTGGCGAGCGCTTCGGACATGGCGAGTGCTGCCTCGCGCATCGCGAGTACCGTCTCGCCAGCCGTGAACTG
This genomic stretch from Phytohabitans rumicis harbors:
- a CDS encoding PadR family transcriptional regulator codes for the protein MREPTYLILTALAAGPRYGYAIIQDVAELSQGSTSLLPGTLYTALDRLAAEGLVELDREETVEGRLRRYYRLTPGGAAALETATARMRRLTTAAEARLRTLRPHTA
- a CDS encoding DUF3995 domain-containing protein — translated: MATRRLRQAAAATFGWIVVFDALHVYWELGGQFGFGDQADPLPSAETAGQRVFAAVVLALFVVGTVLPLAFVQRWSRRIPRWILITMAWVAAGLLTVRAATAFVDDAMRTVFGSPTGLTGLTYEQLLGTATPSAYTLWSARAIDLYFLVGGVVYGATAWYARRRADGQPDSPQPPKTI